The sequence below is a genomic window from Cicer arietinum cultivar CDC Frontier isolate Library 1 chromosome 6, Cicar.CDCFrontier_v2.0, whole genome shotgun sequence.
tatgtataaatgATCAAATGCGACAAATATTATGGGACTGAGAAAGtgttatataaataattaatgcatctagattaTTGTAAATCATGATATTTTAtatcacgtcatttaaaatatgcataatcataattttttagttaaaaaatcttaGAGATAAATCAAAATTGTCATAACTTAATTAAGAGATCAATTATGcgaattttttatgaaaagaaaagaaaaaaatacaattaaaacaACTATTTGTCGACTAAAAAACtaactatttattattgattttggGTCAAAATATAAGtgtttttgtaaattataagttgataataatgagaaaaatattgaagagaaagaaaagaaataaaagtgGTATGACAATGAATTTAGAATAGTGAGATATTGAAGAGTCATTGACAAAAAATTGAGAGCCTCATGAAATCTCAAGTGTTTTTGTGGAATTGTTGGATTCAtgtatttaaactaattttttttttctccaaaattcaCTCCACAAAACAATTCTTTAAAATCTAAATACTTTTTGAATATCAAGCGAAATTTTATAAGTtgtaaaaaatcttaattaataCCATTAGATTTCGttgtattaaaataatcttAACAATCCTAACTGAATactttaataattatttgtattcttttaaaaacttaattgaatACCAATAGAttctattaattttattgaaatctCATTCCAATACACCCTTCTTATTTAGTGGGATTTAGGAATTTGAGTCTTATTTGACAGCTTTAATGTGAGCATTTTATATTAAAGTTAATTTCTTAATTGTGAtgtaattttgtccatttggtaGGTTGATAATGTTAGGATTTCATCACTTACGATTTTCTTATACCGAAATGAATTTAGGTTGAATTTTCGGTTTTTTTTAATACcccaattattttaaaaaaatatcaatatattctattttgaaaattatatattaaactatcaattttttttacttagttAGAAGTCGCTATTTGCAAAGACGACTTCTTtaagaatttgttttttttttattttttttttcaaatcacATTTTGAAATAACGATACATAGAAGACGTCTTTTGGAATGACGACTTTTTAAAgcacataaaaaaaacaaaaaattcttaacGAAATCGCTTTTGTAAATAGCGACTTCTAACTGAGTCAAAAAAAGGAACAATTTggtatataattttcaaaagggagtatattaataatttaaaaaaaaaaattggattattaaaattaaaaacccaTAATTTTGAGTTCGACAACCATGAATAGCCCCTGAAACATAATTGACTCTAGGATGAGACTTGTTGCTTTAGAAATATAATCTTTAATTTTATCGTCGGTTTAAGGATAGATCAAGAGTTATGGtattttgacataaaaaatacacaaaatcggttgaaaaaataaataaatagataaatttaaataacactatcaaaatataagaaaataatgtgTTGAAACTCTAAAGTTAAAGAAAACATATGATTGTTGTATAATGACAATCAGAAAATAACACTGAAAATTATTACAACATATAAACTTCTCTAAAACAATCTCACGGTTTCCAATACACCAACACttttcaaatcaaatatttaaactacatCTCACAACACTCCAACACAAgagtataaaagaaaataaaataatcagatacaaatttaaaatgtttatgACTGAAGTGAATTGTAATGAAAAATTTAAGTCATATGTATAGCTTTgagatttttctttctttacaatttcaaacaatgtaGACTTATTTCATCTTCCTTAATTTCAACCAAAGCTTAACAAAATAGTTAGTTAactcaatttaaatatatatttaattacattAGTGAATGGTGAATGAATATAACATGtgttaaaacttattttttactaaatataacATATGTTGAAACTTATTAACAATGATTAACCACaagtttgaatttaattaatcacaatatttaaatattcaattacatacaaaattgaaatacttaaaaataatggttaattatattaattacataattaactTGTTTAAGCACTTGTTATATCTATTAACTCTCCAAACGTACTTTACATATTTGAACTACATcaactaattatttattatcaatttgGTGTGACAAATACCATTTCTCATGAACTAAAATTGGTAAATATAGACAAAGTCAATCAGAAAGATTATCCCTGTTAGCAATGAGTTTATTCGACTAAGAATAatttaacataataataatatttaaagaaaaatacgATCAAGATAATATCTTTTGCCTTTTGGTTATCACTAAGCtgctattattatatatatatatatatatatatatattgaaactTAGCTAGCTACTTGGTGGTTGTTGGCCAGCGTGGCCTAATGCTCCCTATTCTATAAATTTGTTATAGAAAAATGTTTCAAGAACTCTTAGACACATAGTAAATAGAGAGTGacaataaaatgatataattaaaagtaagagataaaaaaaatgttaaatgaaTGTAGAAAAACTATAGGTGTATAAATATCATTatggaaaaattaaatataaaaggcATAAAATTTATCTCTAATTTCATCactaaatattaatacatcaaaattagagataattttttttatctctaattaATGTGGGCAATTCAACTTTTCTGCAACCAGTTTTTCCACATGCTAGGAATTAACCTACATGAATACATCCTAGCTCTACTTAGTTACTTTTATTAGCTACTATAAATTGCTTGATCCCTTCAATTTCTCCTTAGGAGATGATCATGATGGAAACACTTCTCCAAATTTCTAtttggaataaaataaaatatgtatttaatcttaatttttaatcagatatattaatttttgaattatgatttttgtttataatttattctaGAAGGAGTAGTAGTTGTCCTTCATGTCCAAAGTGGCTCCCACAAAGAGTTCTCCTCAAGGAAGTTCAAACCAATTTGATAGTTGCTACTATATGGAGTACTTGGATTAATgaaatcatcatcattattattattattatccaatGATTGTTGTGGTGATTCTTGTGGACTTTGTGACATTTCCATGCAAATTAGAGCTACAAGATTGGCTTGTTGGAGTTGCATGTTTACAACCTCTGCTTGTGCTTTGGCTAATTGTGCTTGAAGCTCTATGACTTGTTTTTGGAGTTGGCAAATTGCTCCTGCACAACCATAAACAGGGTCTCTTATTCTTGCACTAGCCTCATAAACCATGCTTGTCACTGCATCAGCTCTTTGATCCTCTGGAAGTTcctattttgatttaaaaaacaaaaaacataaattaaagtaaattaGATAATATTGTACATAAATTTCTCTCTtacattagtaaaaaaattacaatggTTTATCTTgactaataaaatagaaatttacattaaaaaatattttttattattctggTTCCTAAGTTTCTTTTTATAGGTCAAGACATAGAATTTTGGAGAGTGTTAAGTATGACTCTACAAGGAGGTCCACCAAATTGTAGATATTAGTTACTAGTATTAGGTGGTTCACAATGCATTTATTTGAGGAATTATGTGTTCATTTACATTAAAAACTTTGCATGTTTTTTTAGGCAAAAATAAAACTgcatttttgttcatttttgaCTAGTCCTATATGTTATTGACTCAGAAAAAAACGTTAAAATCTACACGATCTTATAAATCAATACTATAGAGCTGCACAAATTAATACTTGTATGAAGATATGTAAAATATCTCAACACATCTTCAAGATTCATTTCCTGGTTTCATTTCtctaattttaacttaaatggCACAAAAACATTTATAAACTAACATAATTAAGTCTTTTAATTGTGAGCTCAATTATGTTAATTAAAGGAACAAGGGTAGATTGCCCTGTACCTGTAGAAGTAGAATTAAGACAAGAAAACAAGTATTTGAACAAAGATTTTGAAAACTTATACCCTTGCCAAGTATATTATTCTACAAAGCACATAGATACACATTTGGCATTAGTTATAATCCGAGAAAATagaagtaattaaatataactacATATATAAATGTTAAACATCAACATACGTTATATGTTGAACACAAGACACATTTTCAATCTAAAATATCAGTGCTACGTAGATATAATTAACTACCTGTAGGAACTTGATGATGTTACTAGCACCAAATACTCTATGAGCAATGGTAAACTTAGCAGGTTCAGTGGGAGGAAAATAAGGAGCTAAAACACATTTATCAGCACATCTTCTCCTCAAAATCTTGCAAGCAGCACAAGGACTCATAACAACTTGAGGTATTGGTGAAGAAGATGAGGAAGTAGGAGAATAATGAAAAAATGGAGCAGAGGAATTAGTAGTGTCACTACACTCCATGTTAATTAATTTCTAaacttattataataaaataattctcttttgtttttgttaatatgTTTCTTTGTGAATTGGATTTGGAAGCTAAAGGTTAGGGGTTTTATAAAGGAAAAGAAGAGGGTAAGAAAAGTgtcataaattgaattaagtgaTGTCagtgttgaaaattgaaattcgTTAAACTAACGTGGCTACTTGTGCTTTCCCACTTCTTCGTTAGGTGTTATGGTTTTTGGCTCATTGTATGAAAACTCTTCTTCATGTTTGAAAAAACCGTTACCAATCACCACATTTCtcattgtgttattttttttttcaacttttaatttgatgactaatttcaaaaaaattaatttattatgatGTAATAGTGAccataagtaatttttttttccagataCAAACAGATTTTGCATTTTCAAGATAAATCTTTGTGGTTTGCCTAACTTGACTGGTAACATGGAAATTGTGCCTTTCAAAAGAAACTTAAACATATGCAAACATGTCATCTTCACTCAATTTTACAACATAATTTTAGtctagaaaattaaaaaaatgttattaccATGTGATTGAAGGTGGATAGGAGTAACATCGGAAATGTATTGTACTCATAAACATTCACACACTTAAATTACCGAGAAGATTTAAGTTAATCAGAATTAGTCGGTGTTATACTTGTCTTTGAATTTTGAGACCatgagttaataaaaaaaaggctaaattacatctgtggtcctttaacttaatttcaggtaacgttttagtcttttatctttttttttttcgacttggtcatttattttaattttaagcgacaatttgatattttatattttaaaatttcaacaatgttatccttttttatacaaaaattcaaaaaaaaattcaatcaagactcataaaattaattatattcttcaatataatacaaatttcatcaaattcgtaacgcaaatcttcaaataaactcatatttttatactttatttgatattgttaggaataaaggactaaatcgggaaaaaaagataaatgactaaaacgttacctgaaattaagttaaaggactacatatgtaatttagcctaaaaaaaattgttttttttatactaaaagaAAATCCAACTACAAAATTATTGTACGTGTAAAAGAAGTTAAATTAAGGATATACATTAAGAATAAGACATTATGGAATTACTCTAGATGTTCacaattaatttgtttgttttcgATTTTTTCCACTTGGCcttaaatcatataaaatagaCAACACGATACAGCAGCCTCAGAGGACAAAGCAAAAATAAACATATGTTCTCCTATTCCCTTGAAAAATCTTTGGTTTAACAAATCGTTAATTAATTGcttaattaatttatgataCGATTCAACAAATTGATACTGTTATCTAAACTTCACTCTCACCAACACATCCCATGATGAAACTAAAATGTAAtcttgttattaaatttttttaatcaatttaattatctctattttttatcCTAGCTGGGTCAACATAAACTTTGTCCATACGCactaaaataattgttatacTATACTTATTTCATCATCTCATCATACGGTTTATTTATTGTGAAAATTATTAGTTATGTACGttcatttttatgtaaaaaatgtgttaaagactaaaatatacTCTTTAGAGTTTTGCCCCCAATAATCATACGTTTATTATAGAATTATAGAAAGATAGTACTGTAAAAGATTAGTACATGTCTAATTTTAGCTGAGTAAAATTATCTAACGGTCTCTAACAAGATAAAATCAATCATACTATACATTGTTAAACTATTTAATATAATCCACTTTAATGTGAGATACAACACACCAATAGGAgacattcatttatttataagtcTAATTGGAGTAgataaaagtatttatttattgaatagGTTGATAGATAGTATACTATAAATGAAAGTATTACCAGATAGCAATAATAAGTCCggtcaaacaaaaaaacaataataaattgtaGTATTATCTtcataacaaataatttaaaatagtgaAATATTGAAAACATAAACATTAATATATTGATATAGAATAGAGTGAGTGTTGACCATATACAGTTATGCCAAGTGACTCGTTCTATTATAGTATAGTAATTTTTATGGTCTTATTTATGAGTAAAAAATTCTTGCGCatattaattaagaaattaattatagttaccaaaatatcattttataaaaataattaaattaaattagcattaaaaatatggattcatattagaaaataggaGGTTTAATAAGACTAGTTTTAAATATGGATTAGTAGTATTTGAGTTGCAAATGGGGTTGTTTATATGAGTAGGATACATTGCTACCACGATAGAGACAGAGGCTATCTACCAGAAGACTCTACTATTCAATTCATCAAAGACTAATCTCTTTTGCACAATATGTGCGCGTGCGTGCGTGTGTATCTGTATGTCTATAAGTGTGTGCGATCGAGTTAATTGGTCACAATTAAAGTAGGGGCAAGTTTGGTGAAGGGTCGTTCACCTCTTTCGACACAACCATCTAAAAAAACGAATCATATTTTGTAATCAAGTTCAAATATTGAGAATTACTAGTACTAGGGGCAGAACAAAACCCCGATTCACaagaataaatacataaaaaaataatctataatGTTTGATTACGAAATTAGCCTTCGACTAATTGTGAATACTCGACTAATTGTGTATACGTCTTCGATTGTAGTTCATATTACAACATATATTACCTTTGATTATACCGTAATACGAAACATGTAGGAGACACATGCACAATTGATAGTATAGTCGTAAGACGTATTGCATTGGTTGCAATGACGCTACAAGTATATGAtgtaaaaattttatatttgaatgagatattgtttaatttaaatatgagtAATTGATATAATACTACTTATCAGTGAGCTAAAGAAACTAAATGTTAGAGTGAGACTAAGGAGCTAAAGTCTCTTGTAGTCATTTCATAGAAGATtgctctatttttattttaggggAGAAGACTACTCTATTAGTATGTTGTTGCTCCTCCCAACAACTACATTAGTATAAAATTAGTATGTCTTTAGTTTTCTATTCTACAATGCTATTATAcaaatacaatattattataGGATTTGAAGTTCTTAATTAATAGgtgtattatttaaaaatgtagGATTCTATTTCTAGCTTATCTTAAAGTTGAAGTGACTTTGTTTTTTTCCACGGTTTGGAAAATTTTAATCCAAGTTTCAACTTTGCGGTGGAAGCAGTTAGACCTTTAATAATTTGTGTGCTCTCTAACCCCTCAAAGTGTCTTTAGCGTGTGGACTCTAAGAAAAGAAGAACATTAGACAACTCCACTTTACGGTTTACTCCCACTATAACCAAGTCATGTTTTTTTCTTCCCCACTTTAAAATATACATGTTCATATTATTATTCAAGTAGTGGCTAGTGTCGACACCTGAGCAATTTGGTTGTACTTCATAGCAAGCTCCAAAGGACAAAGGTAAAATCTCAATATCGAGTGTGGAAGCAAATTTGGCTATAGCCACAATGGTTCTATAATAAACGAGATAGATGGATCACTCTCCTTTTGAGTATGACTTCCAATTATGTCTCATATTGTTCATACACGAAATTCCAATGTAGtttacaatttatatatatatatatattaaaaaatgtaatgattagaagaaagagataaattattttataaaattattcatctttAACTATTGtggatttattaattttattaatgtaaaacaaaataatgaatttaaagttgtatacataataattattgaagagtactaatataaaaaaaaaagttatattaaatatgacattcatttaaatatatatatattttttattaaaatggaaCTCATTACGAGATAGAAAGAATAagtaaattaacttattatatcaATATTATATCACGAGTTAACAAGTATTCCCTCTAGAGTCAATTATATACACTAATAATTACTTTCAAggataattaattaagtttgtttaatttttcttgattatatgtaaaaaaaatacatatatatttactaaattACCTCTAATTATAATCATCTTCTACTCataataaagaataaatatattttttaaataaaaacactAAATATTGATAGATTAGTTggcatatatttatatttaaatctaacAAATGCaatcatttttttgtttataataattgaGTTTAGAACCTTTCTTAAAATTTGGATCGAGTCTAACTCAACTCTACAATGTGGACTCTGATCA
It includes:
- the LOC101500987 gene encoding LOB domain-containing protein 1-like; this translates as MECSDTTNSSAPFFHYSPTSSSSSPIPQVVMSPCAACKILRRRCADKCVLAPYFPPTEPAKFTIAHRVFGASNIIKFLQELPEDQRADAVTSMVYEASARIRDPVYGCAGAICQLQKQVIELQAQLAKAQAEVVNMQLQQANLVALICMEMSQSPQESPQQSLDNNNNNDDDFINPSTPYSSNYQIGLNFLEENSLWEPLWT